The stretch of DNA CTTTCATAATAGGTTGTTGCGCGGCGCTCCTCAGGATGGCGCGACCCTGCGGGATAACCTTTGACCGTTAGCGTCTGCCCGACGCGCGGCGGCAAAGGCGCAACAGCAGGAAGCCTGCATCCAATCAACGCCCCGTCTAGGCCATCGGGCCAACTACAGACCTGGCCTGTACAAAAATCAGGGAGCATCTCTGATGCTTCTGACAGGACATGACCAGCCGTCGCCCAACCGTCCCACAGCGTGAAAAAACTACCGTAAGTCTGAAACCCTGTTTGATTGTAAAAATGACGCCTGACTGTTACACTATGAGGTTTGGAACGAGCGTTTTCTAACGGTTCGGCGTCCTGTTGTGAGGTTGGATTTTGTAAGGGAGCATGACCATAACCCAATAATTTTTTCAACCAATTCATTTTGGTATTCCTCTAGCAGCGCTAATGAGTGGCGCAAGTTATGACGTTAGCACTATTTCGTGATTTTACAGCGAATACAATCGTGATAGTTAGGTGCAGGAGAATAAATATGCCCATTAAACCCCTTACATCTGTTGCATTTATTGGCGCGATTTTCATGAATGGCTGCGCCGTTATGCCAGCGCAATCATTACCCTCTTTTGTGACATCCAATTCAGCAACGCCTCAGTCGGTTGTAAGCTCAACGCCGGAAGTAAATAAGGTCCGTCACACCTTAGCCGCAAAAGCTGAGCTTAAAGCGGCACCGAAAGTTGATAACGACCCGCGTCCTTATGACCAATCACGTAATGCAAACGCAGATGTCGACGCGACATTGTCTACGGCACGCAAGCAAGGCAAGAATGCGATGGTCGTTATGGGGGCCAATTGGTGCCACGACAGTCGGGCCCTCGCCGCCGACTTTCAAACGCAACGGTTTCAAACCCTAATCAGCACAGAATATGAACTGGTTTATGTCGATGTTGGACAGAAAGACCGCAATATTGATATTGCCAACCGTTTAGGGCTGGACACGGTTGAAGGCACTCCAACCGTCTTCATTATCGCGCCTGATGGTGGCGTTTTAAATTTAGACACAGCTCCAACATGGCGCCATGCCGCCAGCATGGAGTCAGATGATATCTACCGCTATTTCAAAGATTTCGCGAAAGCCGCAAGAGACGCAAAATAGTCTTTTACTGATCTTTTTTAACAGCGCGGGATTGATTTTTTTGCACCTTAGCCCGTAGCGCTCGCCCTGTCATAATTGCGGCCGTTCCGAATTTCTCTCGTGCTTTGTCGGATGCGCGTTCGGCCTGACCGCGCCGAATAGCCTGTGGATCTAAGAGATCGCCGCTGTCGCCCACAGGCTTACCTAGATCAGAAATACCGGCCCCAATTAATCGAAATGACCGACCATTACATTCTGCTTCTAGCAAAGGTTCGCAGGCTTTGAATATGGTATCGGCTAGCTGTACAGGTTGGCTCAGTGTGCGCCGCCGTGTCACCGTCTTAAAGTCTTTGGATTTTAGTTTTAACGTAACCACGCGTCCCGCCGTATCAAGCGCTTTGGCACGATCAGATGTTTTTTGACAAATCACCCACAGGCGGTCTTTCAGTGTTTCTAAATCAGAAATATCTGAATTAAAGGTCGTCTCTGCACTAACCGATTTTCGTACACTGTCTGGATTAACACGGCGGCTGTCTTCGGCACGCGAGAGGCGTGATAGATGCAGACCTAAATCCCCGAAACGCCGCGCCATATCTTTGTCACCCAATTTGCGCACATCAGCAATGGTTTGAATACCCTGTGCATTTAGCTTTTTGGCAAAGGCAGGCCCAATACCGTAAATAAAACCGACGGGTTTATCGCGCAAAAAGTCTTGCGCGTCGTGATGACCTAATACGGCAAATCCGTGGGGCTTGTCTAAATCTGACGCTGTCTTGGCCAGGAACTTATTATAACTCAACCCCACGGAAACGGTCACACCGACCTCGTCTAAAATACGTTTTTGTAGACCTAGTAAGCTTTGCGCAGGTGTGCGCCCATGCAGACGTTCTGTGCCTGTTAGATCCAAGAACGCCTCGTCAATGGATAAAGGCTCTATTAATGGCGTTAGGTCCGCCATCATCGCGCGAATACGCCGACCTTCATAAGCGTATTTGTCCATATTGCCGCGCACCACCACAGCCTGCGGGCAAGCTTTCAAGGCTTTGAACATCGGCATTGCTGAGCGAACGCCGTAAATGCGCGCGTGGTAACAGGCGGCAGAGACTACACCCCGCGTACCACCGCCAACAATAACAGGTTTATCGGCGAGGCTCGGATCATCGCGTTTTTCAACAGAGCAGTAAAATGCATCACAATCCACATGCGCTATGGACAGCGTGTCAAGCTCAGGATGGCTTAAAGAGCGTCGCCCCCCACACGTCGCACAAGGCAAGCATGATATCGGCGCGGTACAATCACGGCATAATGCGGTCAAATTTGACGTCACAAAACGGCCCTATCCGTGCAGTATATTTTAATTGGGGTCTTCATAAAATCTTTATAATGTTCTTATTATGTTCTTATTATGTTCTGTAAATAAAATCCTAACGGCGTCCACACCCTTGATTAAGGATATTGCGCTATAAACTGACTAACGCAAAGGGCTGCTAAGATAAGACAGCCCGGCAAAAGGTGAATGAAAAGATGCTACGTATCATGCCCAAAAAGGTTCTCATAGTCGAAGACAACGAATTGAACATGAAATTGTTCTCTGACCTGCTCGAAGCGCATGGTTACGACGTTGTGCAAACGCGTGAAGGCCTGAAAGCTATCGCCCTAGCCCGCAAGCATAATCCTGATTTAATCCTCATGGACATTCAACTCCCCGAAGTATCGGGCCTAGAAGTCACAAAATGGATTAAAGACGACGAAAAACTTGCGAATATTCCAATCGTCGCCGTTACCGCCTTTGCCATGAAGGGTGATGAAAAACGGATCCGTGAAGGCGGATGCGAAGCCTATATCGCCAAACCGATTACCGTTGCTAATTTCTTGGCAACGGTCCGTAAATTCGCAGATAAAGCCAAAGTTTAAGGCGCGCTATAATGAGCGCCCGAATCCTAGTCGTTGACGACCTCGCCCCCAATCTTCATTTGTTTCAA from Fretibacter rubidus encodes:
- a CDS encoding serine protease; its protein translation is MNWLKKLLGYGHAPLQNPTSQQDAEPLENARSKPHSVTVRRHFYNQTGFQTYGSFFTLWDGWATAGHVLSEASEMLPDFCTGQVCSWPDGLDGALIGCRLPAVAPLPPRVGQTLTVKGYPAGSRHPEERRATTYYERQPGVWIAHIIMPNEPVVTGMSGGAVIDADTGEAVGILITRNSPADLNADRDPDESCDFVALSALWEAAKRAETVA
- a CDS encoding DNA polymerase IV; amino-acid sequence: MTSNLTALCRDCTAPISCLPCATCGGRRSLSHPELDTLSIAHVDCDAFYCSVEKRDDPSLADKPVIVGGGTRGVVSAACYHARIYGVRSAMPMFKALKACPQAVVVRGNMDKYAYEGRRIRAMMADLTPLIEPLSIDEAFLDLTGTERLHGRTPAQSLLGLQKRILDEVGVTVSVGLSYNKFLAKTASDLDKPHGFAVLGHHDAQDFLRDKPVGFIYGIGPAFAKKLNAQGIQTIADVRKLGDKDMARRFGDLGLHLSRLSRAEDSRRVNPDSVRKSVSAETTFNSDISDLETLKDRLWVICQKTSDRAKALDTAGRVVTLKLKSKDFKTVTRRRTLSQPVQLADTIFKACEPLLEAECNGRSFRLIGAGISDLGKPVGDSGDLLDPQAIRRGQAERASDKAREKFGTAAIMTGRALRAKVQKNQSRAVKKDQ
- a CDS encoding thioredoxin family protein, which translates into the protein MPIKPLTSVAFIGAIFMNGCAVMPAQSLPSFVTSNSATPQSVVSSTPEVNKVRHTLAAKAELKAAPKVDNDPRPYDQSRNANADVDATLSTARKQGKNAMVVMGANWCHDSRALAADFQTQRFQTLISTEYELVYVDVGQKDRNIDIANRLGLDTVEGTPTVFIIAPDGGVLNLDTAPTWRHAASMESDDIYRYFKDFAKAARDAK
- a CDS encoding response regulator, whose protein sequence is MPKKVLIVEDNELNMKLFSDLLEAHGYDVVQTREGLKAIALARKHNPDLILMDIQLPEVSGLEVTKWIKDDEKLANIPIVAVTAFAMKGDEKRIREGGCEAYIAKPITVANFLATVRKFADKAKV